From the Thermovirga lienii DSM 17291 genome, one window contains:
- a CDS encoding hypothetical protein (KEGG: vei:Veis_0100 hypothetical protein~SPTR: Putative uncharacterized protein): MRQMSSSAWLRRGSSIVFDKHSLGPLITDGYLVSLREALSWMKSWPAQPPDDRQTVLICGLETCLEVFSPEDAEAFLQNRIKPFVLEFQSRWDQRGLVFGFGTPEKSFEVTASQEEVLFLRRDRKRVRLSYSLWDGSATMNVTRLMRDDRQTGRRVTLGYYVPRIS; the protein is encoded by the coding sequence ATGCGACAGATGTCCAGTAGCGCATGGCTGCGCCGCGGCTCGAGCATCGTCTTTGACAAGCACAGCTTGGGCCCATTGATTACGGACGGCTACCTGGTTTCCCTGCGCGAGGCGCTCTCGTGGATGAAGTCATGGCCAGCGCAACCGCCGGATGACAGGCAAACCGTGCTGATCTGCGGCCTGGAGACCTGCCTGGAGGTGTTTTCCCCAGAAGACGCAGAGGCGTTCCTTCAGAACCGCATCAAGCCGTTTGTCCTGGAGTTCCAGTCGCGCTGGGACCAGCGAGGGTTGGTGTTCGGCTTCGGCACTCCAGAGAAGTCGTTCGAGGTCACAGCTTCTCAAGAGGAGGTGTTGTTCCTCCGGCGAGACCGGAAGCGGGTGCGTCTTTCCTACTCTTTGTGGGACGGCAGCGCCACGATGAACGTCACCCGATTGATGCGCGACGACAGACAGACAGGGAGGAGAGTAACGCTTGGATACTATGTCCCAAGAATATCTTGA